One window of the Candidatus Chryseobacterium colombiense genome contains the following:
- a CDS encoding GNAT family N-acetyltransferase — protein METTKVVLENARGEVQLFSDDKKAGKMDISVIKDKLTVYHTEVDDEYAGNGFAKLLLNQLVSYARENDLKIVPLCPYVHAQFKRHPEEYSDVWFKEEA, from the coding sequence ATGGAAACAACAAAAGTAGTTTTAGAAAACGCAAGAGGAGAAGTTCAGCTTTTCTCAGACGATAAAAAGGCAGGCAAAATGGATATTTCGGTGATTAAAGATAAATTAACTGTTTATCACACCGAGGTTGATGACGAATATGCAGGAAATGGTTTTGCGAAATTATTATTAAATCAATTGGTTTCTTATGCCAGAGAAAATGATTTGAAAATCGTTCCGCTTTGTCCGTACGTTCACGCGCAATTCAAACGTCATCCGGAAGAATACAGCGATGTCTGGTTTAAAGAAGAAGCATAA
- a CDS encoding LytTR family DNA-binding domain-containing protein, which yields MKALIVDDNDIARTTLSHLAKQIPNLTIVNEFSNAIEAYNYLQTHPVDLIFLDIEMPEMTGIELTKNLSGKETIIIFTTSNKEYALEAFELNIADYLLKPVMPARFLQAVSKAQAILESRKENVEITKDEFLFVRDSNITRRLKLDDILYAEAMGDYVKFYTREKMFAIHGKMKTAEERLPKDHFIRVHRSYIVSVGKIDTLQDGGIMINGKFIPVADAYRKALNTRMNVF from the coding sequence ATGAAAGCTTTAATCGTCGATGACAACGACATTGCAAGAACAACATTATCACATTTGGCAAAACAAATTCCGAATCTTACAATTGTCAATGAATTTTCCAACGCGATTGAAGCTTATAATTATCTGCAGACCCATCCTGTTGATCTCATTTTCTTAGACATCGAAATGCCTGAAATGACAGGGATAGAACTCACCAAGAATCTCTCAGGAAAAGAAACGATCATCATTTTTACTACATCCAATAAAGAATATGCACTCGAAGCTTTCGAATTGAATATCGCTGATTACCTGTTAAAACCTGTGATGCCGGCAAGATTTTTACAGGCAGTAAGCAAAGCACAGGCTATTCTTGAAAGCCGAAAGGAAAATGTAGAAATCACAAAAGACGAGTTTCTTTTCGTACGGGATTCCAATATTACAAGACGCCTGAAACTGGATGATATTTTGTATGCAGAAGCAATGGGCGACTACGTTAAGTTCTATACAAGAGAAAAAATGTTTGCCATCCACGGGAAAATGAAAACTGCGGAAGAGCGTCTTCCAAAAGATCATTTCATCAGGGTTCATCGGTCTTACATCGTTTCTGTCGGTAAAATTGATACGCTTCAGGACGGCGGAATTATGATTAACGGAAAATTCATTCCTGTTGCAGATGCATACAGAAAAGCACTCAATACGAGAATGAATGTTTTTTAG
- a CDS encoding dienelactone hydrolase family protein, producing MSHILDIKTGGKSLNEAEKVLIMIHGRGGSAQDILSLSQHLNVEGYALLAPQATNGTWYPFSFIAPTEQNEPWLSSAIETIGKTVQTALDAGIKAENIYFFGFSQGACLTLEFLARNARKFGGAVAIIGGVIGEKINRENYKGDFAQTPIFLGTSNPDFHVPVERVYATANILKEMNADVTEKIYANFGHSINQEEIELANSIVFK from the coding sequence ATGAGTCATATTTTAGATATAAAAACAGGAGGGAAATCATTGAATGAAGCTGAAAAAGTTTTAATAATGATTCACGGAAGAGGTGGAAGCGCACAGGATATTTTGAGCCTGTCACAACATTTGAATGTAGAAGGCTATGCATTACTGGCACCACAGGCTACGAACGGAACGTGGTATCCTTTTTCATTCATTGCACCAACAGAACAAAACGAACCTTGGTTGTCCTCAGCAATAGAGACTATAGGAAAAACGGTTCAAACTGCTTTGGATGCAGGAATCAAGGCTGAAAATATTTACTTTTTTGGATTTTCACAGGGTGCGTGTTTGACATTGGAATTTTTGGCAAGAAATGCCCGAAAATTTGGTGGGGCGGTTGCTATCATCGGCGGAGTTATTGGTGAAAAAATCAATCGTGAAAATTACAAGGGTGATTTTGCACAGACTCCGATTTTCCTGGGAACGAGCAATCCTGATTTCCACGTTCCGGTGGAGAGAGTGTATGCAACCGCAAATATTTTGAAAGAAATGAATGCTGATGTTACCGAGAAAATCTATGCCAACTTCGGACATTCCATCAATCAGGAGGAAATTGAATTGGCAAATTCTATTGTTTTTAAATAA
- a CDS encoding ring-cleaving dioxygenase: MENRILGLHHITAIADNAKRNLDFYTQVLGVRLVKKTVNFDDPGTYHFYFGNEEGTPGTILTFFPWEGIGKGTNGSGLATHIGYSVPKGSLEFWKNRLQQFNVNVEEGEIFGEKLISFQDPDGLQLQFIESSTPDDRKVWTTDDIKDENALKGFHNITLTLKKADPTIKVLTDIFGYDLQKQEGERYRFATDAIETANLVDIIENDKILAGRNAGGTNHHVAFRVKDDNILMEFREKVMSAGLNITPKIDRDYFYSLYFREPGGVLFEIATDNPGFTVDEPLNELGNNLKLPKQHEPLRSKIEEVLPKLS, translated from the coding sequence ATGGAAAATAGAATATTAGGGCTGCATCATATTACAGCGATTGCAGACAACGCAAAAAGAAACTTAGATTTTTACACTCAGGTTTTAGGAGTAAGACTGGTAAAAAAAACGGTCAATTTTGATGATCCAGGAACCTACCATTTTTATTTCGGAAATGAGGAAGGAACTCCGGGAACAATTTTAACGTTCTTTCCTTGGGAAGGAATTGGTAAAGGAACCAACGGTTCAGGTTTGGCGACGCACATCGGATATTCTGTTCCAAAAGGAAGCCTAGAGTTTTGGAAAAACAGATTGCAGCAGTTTAATGTAAACGTTGAAGAAGGAGAAATTTTCGGTGAAAAACTGATTTCATTTCAAGACCCGGACGGTTTACAATTACAATTTATCGAATCTTCTACACCAGATGACAGAAAAGTCTGGACAACCGATGATATCAAAGACGAAAATGCTTTGAAAGGTTTCCATAATATCACTTTAACCTTGAAAAAAGCTGATCCAACGATTAAAGTTTTAACGGATATTTTCGGATACGATTTACAAAAACAGGAAGGCGAAAGATACAGATTTGCGACCGATGCCATTGAAACTGCAAATCTTGTCGATATTATTGAAAATGATAAAATTCTGGCCGGAAGAAATGCGGGAGGAACCAACCACCACGTAGCTTTCAGAGTAAAAGACGACAATATTTTAATGGAATTCCGTGAAAAAGTAATGTCTGCAGGATTGAATATTACCCCAAAAATTGACAGAGATTATTTCTACTCATTATATTTCCGTGAACCGGGCGGTGTTTTATTCGAAATCGCAACCGATAATCCAGGATTCACTGTAGATGAACCGTTAAATGAATTGGGAAACAACTTAAAACTTCCAAAACAGCACGAACCTTTACGTTCAAAAATAGAAGAAGTGTTGCCGAAGTTATCATAG
- a CDS encoding cupin domain-containing protein, with translation MTKNNTMNTSTLSFKYELEKQNPRTNDGGTTRGASVKDFPASIGIAGVSMRLQPGSMRELHWHANAAEWAYVISGTVRTTIIHPDGKSYTDNFEPGDVWYFPKGYGHSIQATGTEECHFILIFDNGNFSEDHTFSVTDFISSVPPEIAAQNLGLTLEEVAALPQKEAYFAAGIVPDELSFNATARPEESDIELTNLHRYPLHSQQPRIIPGGGLQRLVTSKEFPISKTMAGSILELQPGALREMHWHPNADEWQYFISGQAEMSVFLAEGTIVTEQFNAGDVGYVPMGAGHYIKNTGDTVCKVLIGFNSGTYESIDLSEWLAGNPKDVVVTNFGLKEGEIEKFPSKKVFIQPEK, from the coding sequence ATCACTAAAAATAATACGATGAATACTTCAACTTTAAGCTTCAAATACGAGTTAGAAAAACAAAATCCCCGCACCAATGACGGAGGAACTACAAGAGGTGCTTCTGTAAAAGATTTTCCTGCATCAATTGGTATTGCCGGAGTTTCTATGAGACTGCAGCCCGGAAGTATGAGAGAACTGCACTGGCACGCCAATGCCGCAGAATGGGCGTATGTGATTTCAGGAACCGTTCGTACCACTATTATTCATCCGGACGGAAAAAGCTATACCGATAATTTTGAACCGGGAGATGTATGGTATTTCCCAAAAGGGTACGGCCACTCGATCCAGGCGACAGGAACGGAAGAGTGCCATTTCATTCTGATTTTTGATAACGGTAATTTTTCTGAAGACCATACGTTCAGCGTTACAGATTTTATATCCAGTGTACCGCCTGAAATTGCCGCTCAGAACTTAGGATTAACGCTTGAAGAAGTGGCAGCATTACCACAAAAAGAAGCTTATTTCGCTGCAGGAATTGTTCCTGATGAATTATCCTTCAATGCCACAGCAAGACCTGAAGAATCTGATATTGAATTAACCAATCTTCACCGTTATCCTTTGCATTCCCAACAGCCGAGAATTATTCCCGGAGGTGGTTTGCAGAGATTGGTAACGAGTAAAGAATTTCCTATCAGCAAAACAATGGCTGGTTCTATTTTGGAACTTCAACCCGGAGCTTTGAGAGAAATGCATTGGCATCCGAATGCGGATGAATGGCAGTATTTTATTTCCGGACAGGCCGAGATGTCGGTTTTCTTAGCGGAAGGAACAATTGTTACCGAACAGTTCAATGCGGGAGATGTCGGTTATGTTCCGATGGGAGCCGGACATTACATCAAAAATACAGGCGATACGGTTTGCAAAGTTTTAATTGGATTTAATAGCGGAACTTATGAATCCATTGATCTGAGCGAATGGTTGGCTGGAAATCCAAAGGATGTTGTTGTAACGAACTTTGGTTTGAAGGAAGGCGAAATTGAAAAATTCCCTTCGAAGAAAGTATTTATTCAACCTGAAAAATAA
- a CDS encoding ATP-binding protein, which translates to MKKISSVMNNKRFSYFIILTFIAGSLLLIAVQINSAQNTKELIRNNNKLLNELRSSNHLREIDRDILGVESRIRASIATNDTTHLEGIDQKISQIENFLDSLSKDNADAEEERLIHRLSVLAMDKKTTKDKLLLRFNTLGNMDDQTSIANPRARKISNEITSITAKIYESRKLHMVDLSKKNEEMGQKARLYDISLLILLILSGSIVGYHILRQFKRQRLLIQELDVAKKKATVAAETKENFLANMSHEIRTPLSGILGFTNLLQKRPLDETSKEFVSSIQRSGENLMAIINDILDLSKIEAGMMRITKGIFSINGLVNSVETFFMERAKEKGLTISSKIDSSIPDTLNGDATRLTQILVNLIGNAIKFTHQGSITIEIYNKQLTENEVIVGFKVSDTGIGIDKEKLSEVFERFNQGEDSTTRNYGGTGLGLSIVKSLIQLQNGDIEVMSEQGKGTTFHFFIPYAIAKEQINVTPSVNINYFKDKSNVPLKVLVVDDNAINQSLMKHLLSQWNIDYDIANNGLEAVEYLRNNDCDLVLMDIQMPQMDGYAATQKIREELKLDIPIIAMTAHALAGERERCMSRGMNEYISKPVNEEELFKLISNFGLKGAKKIETQNTETTSGYEFIDLTYMKSISNGDKDFERTVTQQFLDKIPGHLQEMESGYEKADFTIVKLRAHDLKSSVAIMGLLPLLEEKLNILELTNNENPISKQALEETQDILLKSLDESKLFSQSL; encoded by the coding sequence ATGAAAAAGATATCCTCAGTAATGAACAACAAGCGCTTCAGCTATTTTATCATCCTCACATTTATTGCGGGTTCTCTCCTATTGATAGCCGTTCAGATTAATTCAGCCCAAAATACAAAGGAGCTTATCCGTAATAACAATAAGCTTCTCAACGAATTACGTTCGAGCAATCATCTGCGTGAAATCGACCGTGACATTCTGGGGGTTGAAAGCCGAATCAGAGCTTCCATTGCCACCAATGACACCACTCACCTTGAAGGCATCGACCAAAAGATCAGCCAGATAGAAAACTTTTTGGATTCCCTTTCCAAAGATAACGCTGATGCGGAAGAAGAAAGATTAATTCACCGGTTGAGTGTTCTTGCGATGGACAAGAAAACAACGAAGGACAAATTATTGCTTCGTTTCAATACTCTCGGAAATATGGATGATCAGACTTCCATTGCCAATCCAAGAGCCAGAAAAATATCAAATGAGATTACTTCTATCACGGCAAAGATCTATGAAAGCCGTAAGCTTCATATGGTAGACCTCAGCAAAAAAAACGAGGAAATGGGACAGAAAGCCAGATTGTATGATATTTCCTTGCTGATTCTTTTGATTTTAAGTGGATCCATCGTTGGTTATCATATTCTTCGCCAGTTCAAACGTCAACGATTATTAATTCAGGAATTGGACGTAGCTAAGAAAAAAGCAACCGTTGCCGCGGAAACCAAAGAAAATTTTCTTGCCAATATGAGTCACGAAATCAGAACACCTTTGAGCGGAATCTTGGGCTTTACGAACCTTTTACAGAAAAGACCTTTGGATGAGACTTCAAAAGAATTTGTCTCATCCATTCAACGCTCAGGAGAAAATCTGATGGCTATTATCAATGATATTCTGGATTTATCCAAAATCGAAGCCGGAATGATGCGCATTACCAAAGGAATCTTCAGTATCAATGGATTGGTGAATTCTGTCGAAACGTTTTTTATGGAGCGTGCCAAAGAAAAAGGATTGACGATTTCCAGCAAAATAGATTCCTCGATTCCTGATACTTTGAATGGTGATGCAACAAGACTCACTCAGATTTTAGTCAACCTCATCGGGAATGCTATTAAATTTACCCATCAAGGTAGCATTACTATTGAAATTTACAATAAACAACTGACAGAAAATGAAGTCATTGTCGGTTTTAAAGTTTCAGATACCGGAATTGGAATCGATAAAGAAAAGCTCAGCGAAGTTTTTGAAAGATTTAATCAAGGAGAAGATTCTACAACCAGAAATTATGGCGGAACCGGACTTGGTTTATCGATTGTAAAAAGTCTGATTCAATTACAAAACGGTGATATTGAGGTAATGAGTGAACAGGGAAAAGGCACGACTTTTCATTTTTTCATTCCTTATGCCATTGCGAAAGAACAGATTAATGTGACGCCTTCTGTTAACATCAATTATTTCAAAGATAAATCCAACGTACCCTTAAAAGTTTTAGTTGTAGATGATAACGCGATCAATCAAAGCCTGATGAAACATCTTCTCTCGCAATGGAACATTGATTATGACATTGCAAACAATGGTCTGGAAGCGGTAGAATATCTCAGAAATAACGATTGCGACTTGGTTTTAATGGATATTCAGATGCCACAAATGGACGGTTATGCCGCAACACAAAAAATCCGTGAAGAACTAAAACTTGATATCCCGATTATCGCAATGACGGCGCACGCATTGGCGGGAGAACGCGAAAGATGTATGAGCCGTGGAATGAACGAATATATTTCCAAGCCTGTCAATGAGGAAGAACTATTTAAGCTAATTTCAAATTTCGGATTGAAAGGAGCGAAAAAAATTGAAACACAAAACACAGAAACTACTTCTGGCTATGAGTTCATCGACCTTACTTATATGAAATCCATCAGCAATGGAGATAAGGATTTTGAAAGAACGGTCACACAGCAGTTTTTAGACAAAATTCCGGGGCATCTTCAGGAAATGGAATCAGGTTATGAAAAAGCCGATTTTACGATCGTAAAATTGAGAGCACACGATTTGAAATCAAGTGTAGCAATAATGGGCTTGCTTCCTTTATTAGAAGAAAAACTGAATATTTTGGAATTAACCAACAACGAAAATCCAATATCGAAACAGGCTTTGGAAGAAACACAAGATATTTTGCTGAAATCACTTGATGAAAGCAAATTATTTTCACAATCACTATAA
- a CDS encoding antibiotic biosynthesis monooxygenase, translating to METQGASVVINHHVLDGKEAEYEKWLEHIVPLTKHSEGFIDHQIVRPIPHLTFIYTVIIRFDTIENLKKWMESDDRKKLIEKANPLFRKNDNYKIKSGLDFLFETENETKVPVRWKQFLVTWSAIYPLSLLVPLVLLPFLRLLKIPANHYSDGLLISGCIVFLMVFVVMPNYTKLIRKWLFK from the coding sequence ATGGAAACTCAAGGCGCATCGGTCGTAATTAACCATCACGTTTTAGACGGCAAAGAGGCAGAATACGAAAAATGGCTGGAGCATATTGTTCCGCTCACAAAGCATTCAGAAGGTTTTATTGACCATCAGATTGTGCGCCCGATTCCCCATCTTACGTTTATTTACACGGTAATTATTCGGTTTGACACTATTGAAAATCTCAAAAAATGGATGGAATCTGACGACAGAAAAAAACTGATTGAAAAAGCCAATCCACTTTTCCGAAAAAATGATAATTACAAAATAAAATCCGGGCTCGATTTTCTTTTTGAAACTGAAAACGAAACAAAAGTTCCCGTACGATGGAAACAGTTTTTGGTAACCTGGTCAGCCATTTATCCATTGTCATTGTTGGTTCCATTGGTACTTCTCCCCTTTTTAAGGTTATTAAAAATCCCTGCAAATCATTATTCAGACGGACTTCTGATTTCAGGATGTATTGTTTTCCTGATGGTTTTCGTAGTAATGCCGAATTATACAAAACTGATTAGAAAATGGCTTTTTAAATAA
- a CDS encoding YoaK family protein: MITERSLLSSDEIKVQEKLAIFLAFIAGYIDATGLIKWKTYVSFMSGNTTQLGAAFFSGKYGVIIISVTVIGSFLIGIFAGTCLSLWKKCSTKTIAFYIVSGILIFYTFINYCVQMGNIPSVAILGFAMGMMNTIVTTVGHQKVNTNFVTGTLNSLARNTAIFMMSNDRDEKNQSKANAVHLLLLWMGFLSGAVVSPFLQNILGNWILLLPAVLLLTCRGLIFNSITPKN; the protein is encoded by the coding sequence TTGATTACGGAAAGATCTCTTCTGTCATCCGACGAAATTAAAGTACAGGAGAAATTGGCCATTTTTTTAGCCTTCATCGCAGGATATATTGACGCAACGGGATTGATCAAATGGAAAACCTATGTTTCCTTTATGAGTGGAAATACCACGCAATTGGGAGCGGCTTTTTTCAGTGGAAAATATGGAGTCATCATTATATCAGTCACAGTAATTGGAAGTTTCTTAATTGGGATTTTTGCCGGGACCTGTTTATCATTATGGAAGAAATGCAGCACTAAAACGATTGCTTTTTATATTGTTTCGGGAATTTTGATTTTTTATACATTCATCAACTACTGTGTCCAAATGGGCAATATTCCATCCGTTGCTATTCTTGGTTTTGCGATGGGAATGATGAATACAATCGTAACAACCGTTGGACATCAAAAAGTAAATACCAATTTTGTAACGGGCACTTTGAACAGCCTTGCAAGAAATACTGCAATCTTTATGATGAGCAATGACAGAGATGAAAAAAATCAATCTAAAGCCAATGCAGTTCATTTGCTGCTCTTATGGATGGGATTTTTGTCAGGTGCTGTGGTCTCTCCGTTCTTACAAAATATATTGGGAAACTGGATTTTGCTTTTACCTGCAGTTTTATTGCTAACTTGTAGAGGATTAATTTTCAATTCAATAACACCCAAAAACTAA
- a CDS encoding NADH:flavin oxidoreductase/NADH oxidase, with translation MNLFSPLTLRQLTLKNRIVVSPMQQYSAKNGIPGNWHLVHLGGRAVGGAGLIMTECTAISPEGLATLSDVGIWNDEQKDAWKNIVDFVHEQDAKIGMQLWHSGGKGSLKHPKEKMRPLTKEEGGWTVKSSSPTEMNGVIPEELTVDEIQELKVKFVEASHRAVEAGFDTIELHAGHGYLFHQFYSAVINKRNDEYGGSLQNRIRFLVETVGEVRRSIPDGMPLLVRISAVDYLETPDAWTLDDSIILAKILRENGVDLITASGGGFANVSKDRVFPNYQVPFSSTIRQQTGIATGAVGMITEAVQANDIIVNDKADLIFIAREHLRDPYFALHSAKELELEVEIPWQYKRAF, from the coding sequence ATGAACTTATTCTCACCTTTAACCCTGCGCCAGCTGACCCTGAAAAACAGAATCGTGGTATCACCAATGCAACAATACAGTGCAAAAAACGGCATCCCGGGAAATTGGCATCTTGTCCATCTCGGTGGAAGAGCCGTTGGCGGAGCAGGTTTGATAATGACCGAATGCACCGCTATATCTCCAGAAGGTTTAGCTACTCTGAGCGACGTCGGAATCTGGAATGACGAGCAGAAAGATGCGTGGAAAAACATTGTCGATTTTGTACACGAGCAGGATGCAAAAATAGGAATGCAACTCTGGCATTCCGGTGGAAAAGGAAGCCTGAAACATCCCAAAGAAAAAATGAGGCCACTTACTAAAGAAGAAGGTGGCTGGACTGTAAAATCCTCTTCGCCTACAGAAATGAACGGTGTGATTCCTGAGGAATTGACGGTTGATGAAATTCAGGAGTTGAAAGTAAAATTTGTAGAAGCTTCACACAGAGCTGTGGAAGCAGGTTTTGACACCATAGAATTGCACGCCGGTCACGGTTATCTTTTCCACCAGTTCTATTCCGCAGTCATTAATAAAAGAAATGACGAATATGGCGGAAGTCTGCAAAACAGAATCCGTTTTCTGGTAGAAACTGTTGGCGAAGTACGAAGATCAATTCCTGACGGAATGCCTCTTTTGGTGAGAATCTCGGCGGTCGATTATCTGGAAACACCGGATGCGTGGACTTTGGATGACAGCATTATTCTCGCAAAAATTCTTAGGGAAAACGGTGTCGATCTTATCACGGCTTCAGGCGGTGGATTTGCCAACGTCAGCAAAGACCGTGTTTTTCCTAATTATCAGGTTCCGTTTTCATCAACTATCAGACAACAGACCGGGATTGCAACAGGTGCGGTCGGGATGATTACCGAAGCTGTTCAGGCAAATGATATTATCGTGAATGATAAGGCAGATTTGATTTTCATCGCCAGAGAACATTTGCGTGACCCTTATTTTGCCTTACATTCCGCGAAAGAATTGGAATTGGAAGTTGAGATTCCGTGGCAGTATAAAAGAGCTTTTTAA
- a CDS encoding Crp/Fnr family transcriptional regulator: protein MFQNIIKNISRFITLTPEEEKIYEDLLTLQKFPKKTHLLREGEICQFEGFIKEGCVRTYYLDENGFEVTLLFAVEDWWITDIDSFNNKTPSKIFIETLEDTEIYMLTPETKEELLEKVPKFERAFRMMMQRYVVTLQNRLVKTISQPATDRYLEFIKVYPTIPQRVAQYYIASYLGVSKEFVSTIRKRLANKNKE, encoded by the coding sequence ATGTTTCAAAATATTATCAAAAATATCTCGCGATTTATCACCTTAACTCCGGAAGAGGAAAAGATTTATGAAGATTTGCTGACGCTTCAGAAGTTTCCGAAGAAAACGCATCTTTTGCGTGAAGGAGAGATTTGCCAGTTCGAGGGTTTTATAAAGGAAGGTTGTGTGCGGACATATTATCTTGATGAAAACGGGTTTGAAGTGACGCTTCTGTTCGCTGTTGAAGACTGGTGGATTACCGATATTGATTCGTTTAACAACAAAACACCTTCGAAGATTTTTATCGAAACGCTGGAAGATACCGAGATCTATATGCTGACTCCGGAAACGAAGGAGGAATTGCTGGAGAAAGTTCCAAAGTTTGAAAGGGCTTTCCGCATGATGATGCAACGTTATGTAGTGACCCTGCAAAACCGATTGGTAAAGACTATTTCTCAACCTGCGACAGATCGTTATTTGGAGTTTATCAAGGTGTATCCTACAATTCCGCAGCGTGTAGCACAGTACTATATTGCATCGTATCTAGGCGTTTCTAAGGAATTTGTGAGTACAATTAGGAAACGCTTAGCGAATAAAAATAAAGAATAA
- a CDS encoding ring-cleaving dioxygenase → MSLITGLHHVTAITGDTQENIDFYTGVLGLRLVKTTVNFDYSEVYHLYFGDEFGTLGTIMTTFPYGKGLINGRHGKGMLNTTAFSVSMDAVDYWMNRLEQFNIPFKQPQQRFSGEVFIYLEDFDGLGLELVFNEKDDRKGYNNGFIPKDFALKGIHHVEIWLDAYERTAALLTTQMDHQLIAESSDRFRFGTEDKPGKYIDLLCTPTALKGLAGRGTVHHVAFATPNAETQLEMIEKLNQFGLEHTEVKDRKYFTSVYFKEPGGVLFEIATSGPGFDVDEELASLGEHLSLPSQFEKQREHLVEVLPQFNYPTEKYR, encoded by the coding sequence ATGTCACTCATCACAGGACTTCATCACGTTACCGCTATCACAGGCGATACACAGGAAAATATAGATTTTTACACCGGAGTTTTAGGCCTTCGATTGGTAAAAACAACCGTTAATTTTGATTATTCTGAGGTTTATCATTTGTATTTCGGAGACGAGTTCGGAACGCTGGGAACTATTATGACAACTTTCCCTTATGGAAAAGGCTTAATCAACGGAAGACACGGCAAAGGAATGCTGAATACGACTGCTTTCTCGGTTTCGATGGATGCTGTTGATTATTGGATGAACCGTTTAGAACAGTTTAATATTCCTTTTAAACAGCCTCAGCAAAGATTTTCGGGCGAAGTTTTTATTTATCTGGAAGATTTTGACGGATTGGGTTTGGAGCTGGTTTTCAATGAGAAGGATGATAGAAAAGGTTATAACAATGGATTTATTCCGAAAGATTTTGCCCTCAAAGGAATTCACCACGTAGAAATCTGGCTGGATGCTTACGAAAGAACTGCAGCTTTGCTGACTACTCAAATGGATCATCAATTAATTGCAGAAAGTTCAGACCGATTCAGGTTTGGAACTGAAGATAAACCGGGGAAATATATCGATTTGCTATGCACACCGACTGCTCTGAAAGGTTTGGCGGGAAGAGGAACCGTTCATCACGTCGCTTTTGCCACTCCGAATGCGGAAACTCAGCTTGAAATGATTGAAAAATTAAACCAATTCGGGTTGGAACATACCGAAGTGAAAGACAGAAAATATTTCACCTCTGTATATTTCAAGGAGCCAGGCGGAGTTTTATTTGAAATCGCCACTTCAGGACCAGGTTTCGATGTAGATGAAGAATTGGCATCTCTGGGCGAACATTTAAGTCTGCCATCACAGTTTGAAAAGCAAAGAGAACATTTGGTTGAGGTTTTACCCCAATTTAATTATCCAACAGAAAAATACAGATAA
- a CDS encoding DNA starvation/stationary phase protection protein: MKTKIGITENNTEAVAEQLAKLLADETLLYIKTRNAHWNVTGDNFHANHIFFEEQYKQLDEIIDSVAERMRKIGHYAPATMKIYLELTHLTEYSDRTNDGLGYMKDLLSDHESIIEFLRGNITPFAEEFKDYGTSDFITGLMETHEEMAWMIRSYFR; this comes from the coding sequence ATGAAAACAAAAATCGGAATTACAGAAAACAACACAGAAGCAGTTGCAGAACAATTGGCAAAACTTTTAGCTGATGAAACACTTCTTTACATCAAAACAAGAAATGCCCACTGGAACGTAACCGGAGATAACTTCCACGCCAATCACATCTTTTTCGAAGAGCAGTACAAACAATTAGACGAGATTATCGACAGTGTTGCAGAACGTATGCGAAAAATAGGACATTACGCACCTGCAACAATGAAAATCTACCTTGAATTAACCCATCTTACAGAATACAGCGATAGAACCAACGACGGTTTAGGCTATATGAAAGACCTCTTGAGCGACCACGAAAGCATCATCGAATTCCTACGAGGAAACATCACCCCTTTTGCCGAAGAATTCAAAGATTACGGAACCAGCGATTTCATTACGGGATTGATGGAAACCCACGAAGAAATGGCCTGGATGATCCGTTCATATTTCAGATAA